The Chloroflexota bacterium sequence AGCCATCATCACTCCAAGCGGTAGCCTCAAGATCGCTGGGCAACGTTGCTTCTTCAACAATCAACGAGTGATAGCGGGTGGCGGTGAAGGGCGAAGGCACACCAGCGAAAATTCCAACATTCAAGTGGGTGATCGGTGAGGTTTTGCCGTGGCGCAACTGGGGAGCACGAATCACTCGCCCGCCAAAAGCCGCCCCAATTGATTGATGCCCAAGACAAACACCCAGAATTGGGTATTCCATGCACAATTCGCGAATCAATGGCACGCTAATGCCGGCTTCAGCGGGGGTACACGGTCCAGGCGAAATTACGATGCGATCGATGGCTTCCATGTGGCGAATATCATCAACTTCAATTTCATCGTTGCGCTTGACCACCACCTCTGCGCCAAGTTCGCAGAAATATTGATACAAATTATAGGTAAAGGAATCGTAGTTATCG is a genomic window containing:
- a CDS encoding aminodeoxychorismate/anthranilate synthase component II yields the protein MAVLLLDNYDSFTYNLYQYFCELGAEVVVKRNDEIEVDDIRHMEAIDRIVISPGPCTPAEAGISVPLIRELCMEYPILGVCLGHQSIGAAFGGRVIRAPQLRHGKTSPITHLNVGIFAGVPSPFTATRYHSLIVEEATLPSDLEATAWSDDGLIMGLRHRTLPIEGVQFHPESIMTEHGKVLLANFLSIAKPELAEVRG